The genomic interval CCACACATCCCCCAGGGGCATCCCCGGGACTCCTGCTCTGAGGAAGAGAGATCCTGGGCAGGATGTGGGAAACCTGACCTCCCCCTGCGTGCTCGGTTGACGCTGTTGGCACCAGACTCCAGTCAGGAAGAATCAATCTGAGGAGAGACAAGGATGGAGGGAAGCCATCAGGGgattccccctcccttccccaaaagCCCCTCCCTGCATGCCACGTATCCCACAGAAGTTGATCTCTCTTTGGCCCCAAGTCATCTCCAAGCACCCCTTGTACCACTCCCCATATCACCCGTCTCCCACTCAGTCCTGCCTGTGActtgtaactgtgtgtgtgtgtgaccggGACCCCACCCAGGAGAATGCCCATGGTGCCCGATACATCTTCCCACCTAACCACAAGATGACCTTGGCATGCCTTCACACGCACCACTGTTTGTGGCTCCCACGGCTTGCCCACCCACTCCAGACACCCTGACGTACCACCTGAGCAAGGCTTTCGGAAGTAGATGAAGAGGATTAAGCCAACAATGATGCCCAGCACACCCAGGCCAAAGGCCACACCACACAGCACATTCTCCAGAAGATCAGAAGGCAGTGCATTATGGGGCACTAGGGAAAAAGGGGAACACgtcagcctggagccttgctCGGTGAGGCCCCCACCTGGGCAAATTACTCGGGCATCTAggattaaaaaaaggaggaaacgAGGCACGGAAAAGTTGAGATTGCTCAGATTGAGAGTGGATTTAAACAAGATCCTAGTAGAGAAAGAAGGCCCTCCCATGGGTCCATCCTTTTTTGCCCCCAAAAGGAACCAGGCTTCCAGGGAGAAGGTTCTCACCCCAAAAGTCAATCGCGGTGTAGCCGTCAATCTCATGAGTTACCATGCAGGAGTAAAGGTCAGAGGGTGCTGGTGTGAAGTTTAAGTAAGAAAAGGCCTGGAAGCTGAATCCGTCAACAGCTGATACAAAAGTGGGCCTGACTCCTTCCACAGGTTCCAAATGATGCTGCCAGTTCACCGTCAACGTGGGAGGGAAGAGATTACTGATAAAACAGACCAGCGTGTTGGGCTTGCCAAACTCCAGGGGCTTCAGCGTGAACACCTCGACAATAGGAAACCCTGGTGGGAGGATTGAGGTGTGAGAGGAGGAAGTAACTAGTTTAGAGGGTACCCCGGAGTTTGGAAGGGAGGTGGCAtaaagaggggagggcagagacagagtggggggcgGGCTCTGGGGGAAGAGatgggggaggagctggggctcTCAGGGAGATCTTCTTCCAGGCAAGACCCAGACCTGAACCTAGAGGCAGAGCCAGACCCAGGCCACCCTGGGACCCTCCACCCTGATTTCCTGCAGCACTTCCTGCCTAGACCTCACATGGGCATCTAATCACATGCTGTCTTCTCACTGAAACACAGGCACCTCATCAGAtactttctttctccccttcgaTCCTACTGAGCATAGCAATACAAGCTCTAATATTCAGTAAGCATCAATTGGTCCCTCTTGCATTCATCAAGTTCAACAGTTTTTAACTCCTACTATGTCCTAGGCACATGactttcccccaaaacaaaaacagagtgcAGACCATAGTTGGTAAGGGGAGACCCAGAAGGCATTAGATGGGTGAGCTGGTGTGAAATAATTATGAATAGTTATGAATTATGAACAACTATGAATAATTGTGAATAATTGTATACATTGAGGAGGATAAGAATGtagcccctctctccacccccagagACACCCCTGACCTCTAGACACAGGGATTTGCCCTTCAAGTTTTGGTCCTATTTCTTGGATCATAGCCTGGCAGAATGCTTTGTcaaagaaaatggcagaagtaTCTCCAGGCTTCTGAGTCCAGTCAGCAAATTCAGGCAGGCGAGGCACTCGGGCATTCTGGGAAAAGTCGAAGGAGAAAAGCTGGTCTCCATCATAGGTTTCAGAGAGTCCGAGGTTGGGACTCCAGTCCTGGCAGTACATCGTGTGCAGGAACGTGTGGTTTTGCAGTTCATCCCGCCACGCTGGAGTGGGAGCtgcaagggagacagagcaagtcagggaggcgagagtctccttctcctctccagctTAGGAAACAGCAAGGCATGCTTCAGACAGAGGAGTTGGGGTACAGCCccttctgtgtctcattttcaaTGGGTGTAAAGAAGAAATTACAGGACCTCTCCAAAATTTCCCCTGCCCATAAAAAGGACAACTGTCTAATGCTGTGAAAAGTAAATTGGTGTATTTTCTAAAGTGACAGattcatttggggcacctgggtggctcagtcagttaagtatctgactttggcttag from Suricata suricatta isolate VVHF042 chromosome 7, meerkat_22Aug2017_6uvM2_HiC, whole genome shotgun sequence carries:
- the LOC115295870 gene encoding HLA class II histocompatibility antigen, DM alpha chain, whose amino-acid sequence is MDHEQRQGAALLRLLHLLWLLPRSWTAPEAPTPAWRDELQNHTFLHTMYCQDWSPNLGLSETYDGDQLFSFDFSQNARVPRLPEFADWTQKPGDTSAIFFDKAFCQAMIQEIGPKLEGQIPVSRGFPIVEVFTLKPLEFGKPNTLVCFISNLFPPTLTVNWQHHLEPVEGVRPTFVSAVDGFSFQAFSYLNFTPAPSDLYSCMVTHEIDGYTAIDFWVPHNALPSDLLENVLCGVAFGLGVLGIIVGLILFIYFRKPCSGD